One uncultured Hyphomonas sp. genomic region harbors:
- a CDS encoding ATP-binding protein codes for MSNPLSQHAPKASWALFEGLFIIAALVAVFATFITIAGVNPDNPTAGSTPWLLALNLVLIIVLAVIVIREFLAIRSRSREAGEGRLAQRFVMLFGFSALVPSMVVAIFLGAVITRGLDNWFGDTAEAVMEKNKQIFQDYVDNFESSFDVDVRLAALDVETFAREVKTSMAAENGGQDVDASQFAASASAALSEGLRQTLAYREFVTISIVSADGQEIIAEENAGTPVRLRPPPDAFEEARKGEVAARLYESQGVATALMRISEPIDGYVYVAKPFDQNLFAMLGDAKEQLAQYNNAKERSGRLQTIFAIGYAQITALILLLAGRLGLEAAGRVTGPIGRLASAAHTVRDGDLTVRVPVSGPKDEVYALSQSFNAMTEQLSEQRNALIRAREDEEDRRRFVETLLAEVSAGVIRMDADMTVTLANRSAGELLGTDEVKSGDALEVVAPEFERYVRDTLERNSPVDASIEISRNNSTRHIRLKTAPDPAGGCVLTFDDTTRLINAQRQMAWRDVARRIAHEIRNPLTPIMLSTERLRRRYASKIDDHDGVFEKCIDTILRQVGDIGRMVEEFSSFARMPKPSVAPFDMEDLLQEASFSRSVVYPDIDFEFASEASSKTYSGDERLMGQAIGNLLKNAAEAIEGMPEEMDVQGQIRMVLSGDERGLEITIEDNGPGFPEDVRERLLEPYVTTREKGTGLGLAIVNRIIADHGGSISLQNRLDGLRGARVRIWLPPHDPATKTIPAVSEDGAGINPHSPQTVRVEEPTPWR; via the coding sequence TTGTCGAACCCGTTAAGCCAACATGCACCCAAAGCGAGTTGGGCCCTTTTCGAAGGGCTCTTCATCATTGCGGCGCTGGTTGCTGTGTTTGCGACCTTCATCACCATTGCCGGCGTGAACCCCGACAATCCGACGGCCGGGTCCACGCCCTGGCTGCTGGCACTGAACCTCGTTCTGATCATCGTACTCGCAGTAATCGTGATCCGGGAGTTCCTGGCCATCCGCAGCCGTTCGCGTGAAGCGGGAGAAGGGCGGCTCGCCCAGCGCTTCGTCATGCTGTTCGGCTTCTCGGCGCTGGTGCCGTCCATGGTGGTCGCCATTTTCCTTGGCGCGGTGATTACCCGCGGCCTCGACAACTGGTTTGGCGACACGGCCGAAGCGGTCATGGAAAAGAACAAGCAGATCTTCCAGGACTATGTCGACAATTTCGAATCTTCGTTCGATGTGGATGTGCGGCTTGCGGCCCTCGACGTGGAAACCTTTGCACGCGAAGTGAAGACTTCCATGGCTGCCGAAAATGGCGGGCAGGATGTCGACGCCAGCCAGTTCGCGGCGAGTGCGTCTGCAGCGCTGTCGGAAGGTCTTCGCCAGACACTGGCCTACCGGGAATTCGTGACCATCTCCATCGTCAGCGCGGACGGGCAGGAGATCATTGCCGAAGAAAATGCCGGGACGCCCGTACGCCTGCGGCCTCCGCCGGATGCTTTCGAGGAAGCCCGGAAAGGGGAAGTGGCCGCGCGCCTCTACGAGTCGCAAGGTGTGGCAACGGCGTTGATGCGGATTTCGGAACCGATCGATGGGTATGTCTATGTGGCCAAGCCTTTCGACCAGAACCTGTTTGCCATGCTGGGCGACGCCAAGGAGCAGCTCGCACAGTACAACAATGCCAAAGAGCGCAGCGGACGGCTGCAGACCATTTTTGCGATTGGGTACGCTCAGATCACCGCGCTGATCCTGCTGCTTGCGGGCCGTCTTGGCCTTGAAGCGGCCGGCCGGGTGACCGGCCCCATCGGGCGGCTGGCATCTGCTGCCCACACCGTGCGTGACGGTGACCTGACGGTCAGGGTGCCTGTCAGCGGCCCGAAAGACGAAGTGTACGCGCTCAGCCAGTCATTCAACGCCATGACGGAGCAGTTGTCCGAACAGCGCAATGCGCTCATCCGGGCGCGAGAGGACGAAGAGGATCGCCGCCGGTTTGTCGAAACACTGCTTGCGGAGGTCAGCGCCGGTGTCATTCGCATGGATGCGGACATGACGGTGACACTCGCCAACAGGTCTGCCGGTGAGCTGCTGGGCACCGACGAGGTCAAATCCGGCGATGCGCTGGAAGTGGTGGCGCCGGAATTCGAGCGCTATGTGCGTGACACGCTGGAGCGCAATTCACCCGTCGATGCCTCCATCGAAATCAGCCGGAACAATTCCACGCGCCATATCAGGCTGAAGACGGCGCCGGATCCGGCCGGGGGCTGCGTCCTGACGTTTGACGATACGACCCGTCTGATCAATGCGCAGCGGCAGATGGCCTGGCGGGATGTCGCCCGGCGTATCGCCCATGAGATCCGCAACCCGCTGACACCGATCATGCTGTCTACGGAGCGTTTGCGGCGCCGGTATGCCAGCAAGATCGATGACCATGATGGCGTGTTCGAAAAGTGCATCGACACGATCCTGCGTCAGGTCGGGGACATTGGCCGGATGGTCGAAGAGTTTTCCAGCTTCGCGCGGATGCCGAAACCGAGTGTCGCCCCATTCGACATGGAAGACCTGCTGCAGGAAGCGAGTTTCTCCCGCAGCGTGGTCTATCCGGACATCGATTTCGAATTTGCCAGCGAAGCGTCATCCAAGACCTATTCCGGCGATGAAAGATTGATGGGGCAGGCGATTGGCAACCTGCTCAAGAACGCGGCCGAAGCGATTGAAGGCATGCCTGAGGAAATGGACGTTCAGGGCCAGATACGCATGGTGTTGAGCGGCGACGAGCGGGGGCTGGAAATCACGATTGAAGACAATGGCCCCGGTTTTCCCGAAGACGTGCGCGAGCGGCTGCTGGAGCCGTATGTGACCACACGGGAAAAGGGCACAGGGCTCGGCCTCGCAATTGTGAACCGCATTATTGCAGACCATGGCGGATCCATTTCGCTGCAGAACCGTCTCGACGGCCTGCGCGGTGCGCGGGTACGTATCTGGCTGCCCCCGCATGATCCTGCCACCAAAACCATACCGGCCGTCAGCGAGGATGGCGCCGGGATCAATCCACATTCTCCACAGACTGTCCGCGTAGAGGAGCCAACGCCATGGCGTTAG
- a CDS encoding sigma-54 dependent transcriptional regulator codes for MALDILVVDDEPDIRELIAGVLGDEGYSVRTAATAEAALEEVRTRTPRLVVLDVWLQGSGMDGLSLLKYLKSIDPLLPVIVISGHGNIETAVAAIRRGAYDFIEKPFKTDRLLHLIDRAIESAALKYENAALRNRAGDDERWIGDSHAAANLRSSIEKVAPTNSRVMITGPAGVGKELAARLIHRNSLRANGPFIVVNAATIAPDQMEIALFGEEDAQGRTTRIGLFEKAHLGTLLLDEVADMPPGTQSKILRVLTEQRFQRVGGRSDVNVDVRVMSATTKDLKKEIEESRFREDLYYRLNVVPLRVPSLAERRDDIADLVTYFIERIADSSGLTPRTFSQEAMAVLQSMDWPGNIRQLRNVVERILILSPSDSNRPVSVDELPRDVGSSVQNSKAGSADLVGLSLRDAREQFEREYLALQITRFNGNISRTAEFIGMERSALHRKLKALGVASGASRQDS; via the coding sequence ATGGCGTTAGATATTCTGGTCGTTGATGATGAACCTGACATCCGGGAGCTGATCGCCGGCGTTCTCGGCGATGAAGGCTATTCGGTTCGTACTGCCGCAACGGCAGAGGCGGCGCTCGAAGAGGTACGTACACGGACACCACGCCTCGTGGTGCTGGATGTGTGGCTGCAGGGCAGCGGCATGGATGGCCTCTCGCTGCTGAAATACCTGAAGTCGATCGATCCGCTGTTGCCGGTGATCGTGATCAGTGGGCACGGCAATATCGAGACGGCGGTCGCTGCGATCCGGCGCGGTGCCTATGATTTTATCGAGAAGCCGTTCAAGACCGACCGTCTGCTGCACCTGATCGACCGGGCCATCGAGTCGGCCGCGCTGAAATACGAAAACGCCGCCTTGCGGAACCGGGCCGGTGACGATGAGCGCTGGATCGGGGACAGTCATGCAGCGGCGAATTTGCGGAGTTCCATCGAGAAGGTGGCCCCGACCAATTCTCGCGTGATGATTACCGGGCCGGCAGGCGTCGGGAAGGAACTGGCTGCCCGACTGATCCATCGCAACTCCTTGCGGGCAAACGGGCCGTTCATCGTCGTGAACGCGGCAACGATCGCGCCGGACCAGATGGAAATTGCGCTCTTCGGCGAGGAAGATGCCCAGGGCCGGACAACGCGTATCGGTCTGTTTGAAAAGGCCCACCTCGGGACGCTCCTTCTTGACGAAGTCGCGGACATGCCACCGGGCACGCAGAGCAAAATACTCCGTGTTCTTACCGAACAGCGCTTCCAGCGTGTCGGTGGACGGTCAGACGTCAATGTCGATGTCCGGGTCATGTCCGCCACGACCAAGGACCTGAAAAAGGAGATCGAGGAATCCCGTTTCCGGGAAGACCTCTATTACCGCCTGAATGTCGTGCCGCTGAGGGTTCCATCCCTCGCAGAGCGCCGGGACGATATTGCCGATCTCGTGACCTATTTCATCGAGCGGATCGCCGATTCCTCTGGCCTGACGCCCAGAACGTTCTCCCAGGAGGCCATGGCTGTCCTGCAGTCGATGGACTGGCCGGGGAATATCCGGCAATTGCGCAATGTCGTGGAACGGATCCTGATCCTGTCGCCGTCGGACTCCAACCGGCCCGTCAGCGTTGATGAATTGCCCCGGGATGTCGGCAGTAGTGTGCAGAATTCCAAAGCCGGGTCAGCGGACCTGGTCGGTCTTTCCCTTCGTGATGCGCGTGAACAGTTCGAGCGCGAATACCTGGCACTGCAGATCACGCGGTTTAACGGGAACATATCGCGGACGGCTGAATTCATTGGAATGGAGCGCTCTGCACTCCATAGAAAATTAAAGGCTTTGGGCGTAGCGTCCGGGGCGAGTCGGCAAGACAGCTGA
- the trkA gene encoding Trk system potassium transporter TrkA codes for MRVLICGAGRVGHGIARRLAREKHDITIIDEDQDLVDQVSTDLDVRGYTGHAAHPDVLKRAGAADCEMIIAVTHFDEINMVICQIAHTLFSVPFKIARVRDQSYIDPAWKNIFSREGLPIDMVISPEVEVGEAILQRLRTPGAIMSATFGRGKVRLLGLEISDNNPLLDTAVDQIRGLFPDLSARIIGIGTGDSVRAPKGSDVLKPGDRAYIAVLDSHAERLTSIFNRNVERSDHIVIVGGGNVGLYVAQTLERESNKRIRLIENDPDRANTAVAGVKRSIVIQGDGLNPDILTEAGASKADFVVAITNDDKTNLLISNLAKRAGAKRTLALVNATELAGLAHDMRVDAVLDPRALTVSQILLRMRRGRILGLQSLEDGQAEVAEGVTLESSSLIGKPTGYDDLPDGITAAAIVRGDEVIMAGPETVVRTEDRLIVFYEEELVRKVEKFFRVSPDFF; via the coding sequence ATGCGCGTTCTTATCTGCGGGGCTGGCCGGGTCGGACACGGCATCGCGCGGCGTCTCGCGCGGGAAAAGCACGATATTACCATCATCGACGAGGATCAGGACCTGGTCGACCAGGTTTCGACTGACCTCGATGTGCGTGGCTACACGGGGCATGCGGCGCATCCGGATGTGCTGAAACGGGCAGGCGCGGCAGACTGCGAAATGATCATCGCAGTGACGCATTTCGACGAAATCAACATGGTGATCTGCCAGATCGCCCACACGCTCTTTTCCGTGCCGTTCAAGATCGCCCGCGTGCGCGACCAGTCCTATATCGATCCGGCCTGGAAGAATATTTTCTCCCGCGAGGGGCTGCCGATCGACATGGTGATCTCACCGGAAGTCGAAGTGGGTGAAGCCATTCTTCAGCGTCTGCGGACGCCTGGGGCGATCATGTCCGCGACGTTCGGCCGGGGCAAAGTGCGTTTGCTCGGGTTGGAGATTTCGGACAACAACCCGTTGCTGGATACGGCTGTCGATCAGATCCGCGGCCTGTTCCCGGACCTTTCGGCCCGGATCATCGGCATCGGGACAGGTGACTCCGTGCGGGCGCCTAAGGGCAGTGACGTCCTGAAACCGGGGGACCGCGCCTATATTGCCGTGCTGGATTCCCACGCGGAGCGGCTGACCTCGATCTTTAACCGGAACGTAGAACGCTCCGATCACATTGTGATCGTCGGCGGCGGCAATGTCGGGCTCTACGTAGCGCAGACGCTGGAGCGGGAAAGCAACAAGCGGATCCGCCTGATCGAAAACGACCCGGACCGGGCCAATACCGCCGTCGCAGGGGTCAAACGCTCCATTGTCATCCAGGGCGACGGGCTCAATCCGGACATTCTGACCGAGGCTGGCGCTTCAAAGGCGGATTTCGTTGTCGCCATCACCAATGACGACAAGACCAACCTCCTGATTTCCAACCTGGCAAAGCGCGCCGGCGCAAAGCGGACGCTGGCGCTGGTGAATGCCACGGAGCTGGCAGGACTAGCGCATGACATGCGGGTGGATGCCGTCCTCGATCCGCGGGCGTTGACCGTTTCGCAGATCCTCTTGCGGATGCGCCGTGGCCGGATTCTCGGATTGCAATCCCTGGAAGACGGACAGGCCGAAGTGGCAGAGGGCGTCACGCTGGAATCGTCATCGCTGATCGGAAAGCCAACAGGCTATGATGACCTGCCGGATGGGATCACGGCAGCGGCCATTGTGCGCGGAGATGAGGTCATAATGGCAGGACCGGAAACGGTTGTCCGCACCGAAGATCGCCTGATCGTCTTCTACGAGGAGGAACTGGTCCGCAAAGTGGAGAAATTCTTCCGCGTCAGTCCGGACTTCTTCTAG